One bacterium DNA segment encodes these proteins:
- a CDS encoding MoxR family ATPase: protein MNADELQNLIQEKSVHVTALQNEFKNVIVGQRYLMQRLLISLLSDGHVLVEGLPGLAKTLAVKSVSQAIQADFKRIQFTPDLLPSDLTGTLVFNPKDGSFVVKKGPIFCNILLADEINRAPAKVQSALLEAMQERQVTIGEESYPLEEPFLVFATQNPIEHEGTYPLPEAQIDRFMMKVKISYPSKDEEKIILDRMTGTNHYQVKSVLDKEHVLMLRDLAKEIFVEDSLKNYIVQLVSATRSPKDYHLEIGRYIQYGVSPRAAIFWTMAAKAHAFLQQRSFVIPDDIKLVAPDILRHRIIRTYEADAENVSTEDLIQQILVRIPIP, encoded by the coding sequence CGTTCATGTTACTGCTTTGCAAAATGAATTCAAGAATGTGATTGTCGGGCAACGCTATCTGATGCAGCGGTTGTTGATCAGCCTTTTGAGCGATGGCCACGTGTTGGTGGAAGGATTGCCCGGCCTCGCAAAAACGCTCGCTGTGAAATCTGTTTCGCAGGCCATTCAGGCAGATTTCAAACGAATTCAGTTCACGCCTGATTTGCTTCCATCCGATCTAACCGGCACACTCGTGTTCAATCCGAAAGATGGGAGTTTTGTTGTCAAAAAAGGGCCCATCTTCTGCAACATTCTTCTTGCGGATGAAATCAACCGGGCGCCGGCTAAGGTGCAAAGCGCACTGCTGGAAGCGATGCAGGAACGCCAGGTAACAATCGGTGAAGAGAGCTACCCGCTGGAAGAACCATTTCTCGTGTTTGCGACTCAGAATCCCATTGAACACGAAGGAACTTATCCACTGCCGGAAGCTCAAATCGATCGCTTCATGATGAAGGTAAAGATCTCTTATCCAAGCAAAGATGAAGAAAAAATCATTCTGGATCGAATGACCGGAACCAATCACTACCAGGTCAAGTCCGTGCTGGATAAGGAACATGTTCTCATGCTGAGAGATCTCGCAAAGGAAATCTTTGTAGAAGACTCGTTGAAGAATTACATCGTTCAGCTTGTCAGCGCCACGCGGTCCCCCAAAGATTATCATCTCGAAATTGGACGCTACATCCAGTACGGAGTTTCGCCGCGTGCGGCCATCTTCTGGACCATGGCAGCAAAAGCTCATGCATTTTTACAGCAGCGCAGTTTTGTAATCCCGGACGATATCAAACTTGTGGCGCCCGATATATTGCGTCATCGAATCATTCGAACCTACGAAGCGGACGCTGAAAACGTATCGACCGAGGATCTCATCCAGCAAATTCTGGTGCGCATACCGATCCCTTAG
- a CDS encoding DUF58 domain-containing protein — translation MKSRSSKKHSVTREQIKRLRLTSRRLIHTFGEGTFRTLFHGRGIEFASLREYVPGDDIRQIEWNTTARRGSPYVKTFLEERDLSVVLAVDLSSSMEIKMDSTLRLASLITSLADIHEDRLGCLGFSDRVEFYVPPLKNAAQPERILHLLLTPPRRTIRRTSLGHAMTFLRNVLKKHALLFVISDFLDRNFERSLLALRPKHEVVGIHLYDPVEKELPRSAVIECFDPESGRRFLIDAYDPKTRLGYRAFAREQDLLIQGTFGKARADLLMLPDSPKADTQLIDFLMRRQNSRVPIQIKK, via the coding sequence ATGAAAAGCAGAAGTTCGAAGAAACACAGCGTAACGCGCGAACAAATCAAAAGACTCCGGCTCACTTCCAGACGCCTGATTCACACTTTCGGAGAAGGCACTTTTCGCACACTCTTCCATGGGCGGGGAATTGAATTTGCCAGCCTCCGCGAATATGTTCCGGGAGATGATATTCGCCAGATCGAATGGAATACGACTGCTCGCCGCGGATCACCTTATGTGAAAACATTTCTGGAAGAGCGGGACCTTTCCGTTGTGCTTGCCGTTGATCTGAGCTCCTCCATGGAAATCAAAATGGATTCCACTTTACGGCTTGCATCGCTCATTACTTCGCTGGCGGACATTCACGAAGACCGGCTTGGCTGTCTAGGTTTTTCCGATAGAGTCGAATTCTACGTCCCTCCGTTAAAGAATGCGGCTCAGCCGGAAAGGATTCTTCATCTTCTTCTTACGCCTCCGCGGCGGACAATTCGAAGAACTTCACTGGGACACGCAATGACATTTCTACGGAATGTACTGAAAAAGCACGCGCTGCTGTTTGTGATTTCCGATTTCCTGGATCGAAATTTCGAGCGTTCCTTACTGGCGTTGCGCCCAAAACATGAAGTGGTCGGAATCCATCTTTACGATCCGGTGGAAAAAGAACTGCCACGCTCTGCCGTAATCGAGTGCTTCGATCCGGAATCCGGAAGAAGATTCTTGATCGACGCGTACGATCCGAAAACCCGCCTGGGGTACCGCGCATTTGCCCGCGAACAGGATTTGTTGATTCAAGGAACCTTCGGGAAAGCGAGAGCGGACCTGCTCATGCTTCCCGATTCCCCGAAGGCGGATACTCAGCTCATCGACTTCCTCATGCGGCGCCAAAATTCGCGCGTCCCTATCCAGATTAAAAAGTGA
- a CDS encoding VWA domain-containing protein: MTFDHAWVLAFVPLYLIVELIIYYRIRSKAAPLPTAGFIRAFTSWRTRAIRILRFLPPVAIVLLLFAISSPESVQSTTEVLPSGINIMVVLDISGSMAAEDFQPLNRLEGAKAVLRDFIHGRRSDRIGLVVFGGRSVTRSPLTLQHETLQQTLKSVAMGELPEGTAIGMAIMSGINRLMIQEEGSRKGDRIMILITDGRNNGEIHPFTAVDDAKKYGIKIYTIGVGGFGPAPYPTITPEGKKAYRYEKADLDEDLLKAIAARTGGNYFRASDAETLSLLFRQIDRLEKSEPQILETQSVRTRAQAVAIPVLLLGICYAALTLFIVRLP, encoded by the coding sequence ATGACCTTCGACCACGCCTGGGTTCTGGCTTTTGTGCCGTTGTACCTCATCGTGGAGTTGATTATCTACTACCGTATTCGAAGTAAGGCAGCCCCGCTTCCGACAGCCGGATTCATCCGCGCATTCACTTCCTGGCGCACGCGCGCGATCCGGATATTGCGTTTTCTGCCTCCCGTCGCGATCGTCCTTTTGCTGTTCGCCATTTCCTCTCCGGAATCGGTGCAGAGCACAACTGAGGTTCTGCCTTCCGGGATCAACATCATGGTTGTGCTGGATATCTCCGGCTCAATGGCCGCTGAAGATTTTCAACCGCTCAACCGGCTGGAAGGCGCAAAAGCCGTTTTGCGGGATTTCATACACGGCCGGCGCTCGGACAGGATCGGACTTGTGGTATTCGGCGGCCGTAGCGTGACCCGTTCTCCGCTCACTCTGCAACATGAAACGCTGCAGCAAACTCTTAAATCCGTAGCCATGGGAGAATTGCCGGAAGGCACGGCCATCGGAATGGCGATCATGAGCGGCATCAACCGCCTGATGATTCAGGAAGAAGGTTCAAGAAAAGGTGATCGCATCATGATTCTCATCACGGATGGCCGAAACAACGGAGAGATCCACCCGTTCACCGCTGTGGATGACGCGAAAAAATACGGAATCAAAATCTATACGATCGGCGTTGGTGGATTCGGGCCGGCGCCTTATCCCACAATCACGCCGGAAGGGAAAAAAGCTTACCGTTACGAAAAAGCCGATCTGGATGAAGATCTTCTAAAAGCGATCGCAGCGCGCACCGGCGGCAACTATTTCCGTGCGAGTGACGCTGAAACCCTGAGCCTTCTGTTCCGGCAAATCGACCGCCTCGAGAAGTCCGAGCCGCAAATTCTCGAGACACAGTCGGTCCGCACCCGGGCCCAGGCCGTTGCCATTCCCGTCTTGTTGCTCGGGATTTGCTATGCCGCGCTTACTCTATTCATAGTACGATTGCCATGA